From Erwinia sp. HDF1-3R, one genomic window encodes:
- a CDS encoding PepSY-associated TM helix domain-containing protein yields the protein MSKIDLTVPARAEKSRSAVLPLLRRLHFYIGLFIGPFIFMAALTGSLYVLTPQLENALYAHQLYTSSRGPAEPLSAQIRTAQDFTGGHLRILAVRPAPAVGETSRIMFATADAGPSESMAVFVDPVTLEVRGMLKVYGTSGVLPLRTWLDYLHRSLLLGDVGRNYSELAASWLWVAAIGGVLLWATSRAPRRLQRGESQRGQQIRRHRHWHSTSGLILLLGLVFFSATGLTWSRWAGDNIASLRAHFGWLTPSVNTALPPQTTTPAQDAISAMPAAEAAHAEHRMEGRPAHDAASEMPAAENDHAEHRMAAGPAHDAMSMAEDAHAEHRITAMPVDPALAVKINASQFDRVVAAARAAGINAAKIEVRPAREINKAWTVSEIDRSWPTQVDSVAVDPHSFRVVDKVEFARFGLLAKLTRWGVDAHMGVLFGLLNQLLLAAFGLGLCVMIVLGYRLWWLRRPQAGKGPHPADTLRYCWQQLNLSAKCALLAIGLTLAISLPVMGISLVILLLIDAAIWQRAVKTQG from the coding sequence ATGTCAAAAATAGACCTGACGGTGCCTGCGCGCGCCGAAAAGAGCCGTAGCGCGGTTTTACCGCTGCTACGTCGCCTGCATTTTTATATTGGCCTGTTTATTGGTCCCTTTATTTTTATGGCGGCCCTGACCGGCTCTCTGTATGTGCTGACTCCCCAGCTGGAAAATGCGCTCTATGCGCATCAGCTTTATACCTCCTCACGCGGGCCCGCTGAACCGCTGTCCGCTCAGATACGTACGGCGCAGGACTTTACCGGCGGTCACCTGCGCATTCTGGCGGTCCGCCCGGCACCGGCGGTGGGGGAAACCAGCCGCATTATGTTCGCAACGGCTGATGCAGGGCCGTCCGAGAGCATGGCCGTGTTTGTCGATCCCGTCACGCTTGAGGTTCGGGGCATGCTAAAGGTTTACGGCACCAGCGGGGTACTGCCGCTGAGAACCTGGCTGGATTATCTGCACCGGAGCTTGCTGCTGGGTGACGTGGGCCGTAACTACAGCGAACTGGCCGCCAGCTGGCTCTGGGTTGCCGCTATCGGTGGCGTACTGCTGTGGGCCACCTCGCGCGCGCCTCGCCGTCTGCAAAGAGGGGAAAGTCAGCGCGGGCAACAGATCCGTCGTCATCGTCACTGGCATAGCACATCGGGCCTGATACTGCTGCTGGGCCTGGTGTTCTTTTCTGCTACCGGCCTGACCTGGTCACGCTGGGCAGGTGATAATATCGCCTCCCTGCGCGCCCATTTCGGCTGGCTGACGCCATCGGTTAATACCGCGCTACCGCCGCAGACAACTACGCCTGCGCAGGACGCCATATCTGCGATGCCAGCCGCTGAAGCCGCTCATGCTGAACACCGGATGGAAGGCAGGCCTGCGCATGATGCCGCATCTGAGATGCCCGCCGCTGAAAACGATCATGCTGAACATCGGATGGCAGCCGGGCCTGCACATGATGCAATGTCCATGGCTGAAGACGCTCATGCTGAACACCGGATTACAGCGATGCCTGTCGATCCTGCGCTCGCGGTGAAGATCAATGCCTCCCAGTTTGACAGGGTGGTGGCTGCGGCACGGGCGGCTGGCATTAACGCGGCCAAAATAGAAGTTCGTCCGGCCCGTGAGATCAATAAAGCCTGGACGGTCAGTGAAATCGATCGCAGCTGGCCAACACAGGTTGACAGCGTTGCCGTCGATCCTCATAGCTTCAGGGTGGTAGATAAGGTTGAGTTTGCCCGGTTTGGACTACTGGCAAAGCTGACGCGCTGGGGTGTGGATGCGCATATGGGGGTGCTGTTTGGCCTGCTTAATCAACTGCTGCTGGCCGCCTTTGGCCTGGGGCTTTGTGTGATGATTGTGCTGGGCTATCGCCTGTGGTGGCTACGTCGTCCGCAGGCCGGAAAGGGGCCGCATCCGGCTGACACTCTGCGCTACTGCTGGCAGCAGCTCAACCTGAGTGCAAAATGCGCCCTGCTGGCTATTGGGCTGACGCTGGCAATAAGCCTGCCGGTGATGGGCATAAGTCTGGTGATACTGTTACTGATTGATGCTGCTATCTGGCAGCGGGCGGTAAAAACGCAGGGTTAA
- a CDS encoding nucleoside hydrolase, translating to MKRLIIDCDPGNGIVGANVDDGLALAIALGSPHLSLELITTVAGNTPAEVGFNVAKDLVERLGVAVPVVKGAVQALAEPPEPWREALDTRVYTSKLSHLWQDVRQPAHYAPPEQDAADAIGQLICANPGKITLVAIGPLTNVARALTRYPEMAEAVQEIAIMGGVFALDDYIKDTNFGLDPEAAHQVLTSGANITLVPMDVTTQTMMTHKDLDRIAVINTPLARFVTETFRPWLDYSIHTRHLPGCWIHDALVVAWLLNQQVATAADYFVDVELRPGLTRGKSWRYRQPLRVNVGIDAPTGGLVHVLQKVDNALLLSMIERALAR from the coding sequence ATGAAAAGACTGATTATTGATTGTGACCCAGGAAATGGCATCGTCGGTGCCAACGTAGATGACGGGCTGGCCTTAGCGATTGCGCTGGGATCGCCCCACCTCTCGTTAGAATTGATTACCACCGTGGCGGGGAATACGCCCGCTGAGGTGGGGTTTAACGTGGCGAAAGATCTTGTTGAGCGGCTGGGCGTTGCCGTGCCGGTTGTTAAGGGCGCGGTTCAGGCTCTGGCTGAACCCCCGGAGCCGTGGCGGGAAGCGCTGGATACGCGCGTTTATACCAGCAAACTAAGCCATCTCTGGCAGGATGTGCGGCAACCCGCGCATTATGCGCCACCGGAACAGGATGCTGCTGACGCCATTGGCCAGCTGATTTGCGCCAATCCGGGGAAAATCACCCTGGTCGCTATTGGTCCCCTGACCAATGTCGCGCGGGCGCTGACCCGCTACCCGGAGATGGCGGAGGCAGTGCAGGAGATCGCCATTATGGGCGGTGTGTTTGCGCTGGACGACTATATCAAGGACACCAATTTTGGCCTCGATCCTGAAGCCGCACATCAGGTGCTGACCAGCGGAGCCAACATCACGCTGGTGCCAATGGACGTCACGACCCAGACCATGATGACCCACAAGGATCTGGATCGCATTGCGGTCATCAATACGCCACTTGCCCGCTTTGTGACCGAAACCTTCCGTCCGTGGCTGGATTATTCAATTCATACCCGTCATTTGCCGGGCTGCTGGATCCACGACGCGCTGGTGGTTGCCTGGCTGTTAAATCAGCAGGTGGCGACGGCGGCGGACTATTTTGTCGACGTCGAGCTGCGGCCCGGACTGACGCGGGGTAAATCCTGGCGCTATCGCCAGCCGCTGCGGGTCAATGTCGGCATTGATGCGCCAACCGGCGGACTGGTTCACGTACTGCAAAAAGTGGATAACGCACTGCTGCTGTCGATGATTGAGCGTGCGCTGGCCAGATGA
- a CDS encoding lysozyme inhibitor LprI family protein, with amino-acid sequence MIKYSFLYIIGAVLSVYAMNTYANFDSASIVENKDIEACSEKSGDNNSECLSSVSKLTEKKVNTAYQDKLKEISNYDYRQWWMGDKAQREEMKKAFISSQDLWLKYRQDYCKAASAGAEGSDGYGAIALSCQINMGIRRIEEIRMVHPDLSEG; translated from the coding sequence ATGATAAAGTATAGTTTTCTTTATATTATTGGTGCAGTGCTGTCAGTTTATGCCATGAATACTTACGCTAATTTTGATTCTGCCAGTATTGTCGAAAATAAGGACATTGAAGCCTGTTCGGAAAAGAGTGGTGATAATAATAGTGAATGCCTGAGTTCAGTAAGTAAATTGACAGAAAAAAAAGTAAACACAGCTTATCAGGATAAATTAAAAGAAATATCAAATTATGATTACAGGCAATGGTGGATGGGAGATAAAGCACAGCGGGAAGAAATGAAGAAAGCTTTCATCAGCAGTCAGGATCTATGGTTGAAGTATCGACAGGACTACTGTAAAGCAGCCAGTGCCGGAGCAGAAGGCAGCGATGGTTATGGAGCAATTGCGTTGAGTTGCCAGATTAACATGGGAATAAGGCGTATAGAGGAAATCAGGATGGTGCATCCCGATCTCTCTGAAGGTTGA
- a CDS encoding contact-dependent growth inhibition system immunity protein, which yields MNTDSSKPCELDTVVIVYFGQDCDLIDEDMDFNNLFNDYLETSTPFNLRMLLANLTEIEEQSDGYDVLLNRYRGEFAPDRWDLSPQEWVKLIKQKTIEKLHKEGHSSELSHF from the coding sequence ATGAATACCGACTCCAGTAAACCCTGCGAACTTGACACAGTAGTCATCGTTTATTTTGGTCAGGATTGCGATCTTATCGATGAGGATATGGATTTTAATAATCTCTTCAACGATTATCTCGAAACTTCCACACCCTTTAATCTACGTATGTTGTTAGCCAATTTGACCGAAATTGAAGAGCAATCAGACGGATATGACGTCCTTTTAAACCGCTACAGAGGCGAATTCGCACCAGACCGATGGGATCTTTCCCCACAGGAATGGGTAAAGCTCATTAAGCAGAAAACCATAGAAAAACTGCATAAAGAAGGTCATTCCTCTGAGTTGTCGCACTTCTAA
- a CDS encoding RNase A-like domain-containing protein, whose protein sequence is MNDEEGVSIAISPVQMAAILHRKTVSEGETWSNRLWGGLGLVGGVVESFGAGALCVVPEPTMLSKAGCVVVGAHSLDTIRTSLNQVISGRESQTATAQLAKLAAEQLGADSATAYKVGVTVDLLVPLAFASAAGAARVASVYSGRIRLAEHEGGALGHTIARHVGLTSEQMIARLTAPRAPIRVSSFYSVKQAELVISELMSVKRSQLGSALKYMRPEAKLPLEHTFSFPVGTYIDRGTTTLRKAYTVRVVVRARQYGDKIYYILTAYPGP, encoded by the coding sequence ATGAATGATGAAGAGGGCGTATCAATAGCCATTTCACCCGTGCAAATGGCAGCAATATTGCACAGAAAAACGGTGAGTGAAGGCGAGACCTGGAGTAATCGCCTTTGGGGCGGTCTGGGTTTAGTCGGTGGCGTAGTTGAATCATTTGGCGCTGGCGCGCTTTGCGTGGTGCCTGAGCCAACAATGCTGTCAAAAGCGGGATGCGTGGTCGTAGGGGCGCACAGCCTTGATACCATCAGGACATCTTTAAACCAGGTGATTAGCGGGCGTGAGTCGCAAACCGCGACAGCGCAACTGGCAAAGTTAGCTGCCGAACAGCTTGGAGCCGATAGCGCAACGGCATATAAAGTCGGCGTTACGGTTGACCTGCTGGTTCCGCTTGCGTTTGCCAGCGCCGCAGGTGCGGCACGAGTTGCATCGGTGTATTCAGGTCGGATTAGGCTGGCGGAGCATGAAGGCGGGGCGCTGGGGCATACAATTGCGCGTCACGTTGGTCTGACTTCAGAACAAATGATAGCTCGCCTCACTGCGCCAAGAGCACCAATTCGTGTCAGTAGCTTCTACAGTGTTAAGCAAGCCGAATTGGTAATATCTGAACTGATGTCAGTAAAGCGGTCACAATTAGGAAGCGCGTTAAAATACATGCGACCAGAAGCAAAACTTCCCCTTGAGCATACTTTTTCATTTCCAGTCGGAACATATATCGATAGGGGGACTACGACCCTCAGAAAGGCTTACACCGTGAGGGTGGTTGTAAGAGCCAGACAATATGGCGATAAGATTTATTATATTCTAACCGCCTACCCGGGACCATGA
- a CDS encoding DUF2946 domain-containing protein, translated as MSLIQMHQAPSRLAAWLALIALLLLFIAPVISKSLARSPAEQIREMLPERDVSARASMTDMPDMTAGDARHQPMADMPDMTAGDARHQAMADMPASDCPGMDGDNAAVHNAGEKTHHARGLMDDSACGYCVLLAHLPLDLTSLPPLWSALQAARAPTVALFQPIFPRAAASFFHPRAPPRSLRLLSE; from the coding sequence TTGTCGCTGATTCAGATGCATCAGGCCCCCAGCCGCCTTGCCGCCTGGCTGGCCCTGATTGCGCTACTGCTGCTGTTTATCGCCCCGGTGATCTCTAAATCACTGGCGCGTTCTCCTGCCGAACAGATAAGGGAGATGCTCCCCGAACGTGACGTGTCCGCCAGGGCGTCGATGACGGATATGCCCGACATGACAGCAGGCGACGCGCGGCATCAGCCAATGGCCGATATGCCCGACATGACAGCAGGCGACGCGCGGCATCAGGCAATGGCCGATATGCCCGCCAGCGATTGCCCCGGCATGGACGGGGATAACGCAGCGGTACACAATGCCGGAGAAAAAACGCACCACGCCAGAGGACTGATGGATGACAGCGCCTGCGGCTACTGCGTACTGCTGGCGCACCTGCCGCTGGACCTCACCAGTTTACCTCCGCTGTGGTCGGCTCTTCAGGCCGCCCGCGCACCCACGGTCGCGCTCTTCCAGCCGATTTTTCCACGCGCTGCCGCCTCCTTTTTCCATCCACGCGCCCCGCCGCGATCGCTCCGTTTGTTGAGCGAATAA
- a CDS encoding LysR substrate-binding domain-containing protein: MDHLELMAEAASKGLGIAYVPDSVAEPWLKRGELCAVLTEWSPVCPGLALYYPGQRLSYAVPEIRCQSQEAISMIQARHNIHLVLTLC, from the coding sequence TTGGATCATCTGGAGCTGATGGCAGAGGCGGCCAGCAAAGGGCTGGGTATTGCTTACGTGCCGGATAGCGTGGCAGAACCCTGGCTTAAGCGAGGTGAACTTTGTGCCGTTCTGACAGAGTGGAGTCCGGTCTGTCCGGGTTTGGCGCTTTACTATCCGGGCCAGCGCCTCTCTTACGCGGTCCCGGAGATCCGGTGTCAGTCACAAGAAGCTATTTCAATGATACAAGCCCGACACAATATTCATCTGGTACTAACGCTGTGCTAA
- a CDS encoding LacI family DNA-binding transcriptional regulator — protein sequence MAKNTLNRATRSDVAKEAGTSVAVVSYVINNGPRPVAAATRLRVQEAIRKTGYRPNSLARALASGTTKTYGLVVPNIANAFIASFAHALQQEALSNGMVMLLGDAGDSRIRELELINNLLSQQVDGIFYNSVDRHPYIDVIQASGTPFVMLDRVDPGLNVNILRVDEQAAAHQVTAHLLSHGYQDVGIICGPLEMLNTQDRLAGWRQALAEYGVTEHPEWIFPATYTREGGYQAAQQMMQGTALPRAIFASNETQAIGCIRALAENNIPVPSQVALVCFNGTEQSAFHVPSLTTVRQPVSEMAKKALEMLAASEGKVQLSEFLHRLEIGESCGCTFGEDRHGSADTIIRK from the coding sequence TTGGCAAAGAATACACTCAATCGTGCCACGCGGTCCGATGTGGCGAAGGAGGCTGGCACCTCCGTTGCCGTAGTCAGTTACGTTATCAACAACGGGCCCAGGCCTGTTGCCGCTGCAACTCGCCTGCGTGTTCAGGAGGCGATCAGAAAAACCGGCTACCGACCTAACAGTCTGGCTCGTGCGCTGGCTTCCGGTACGACTAAAACCTATGGTCTGGTGGTGCCAAATATTGCCAATGCGTTTATTGCCTCTTTCGCTCACGCCCTCCAGCAGGAGGCGTTAAGCAACGGTATGGTAATGCTGCTCGGGGATGCAGGCGACAGCCGCATACGCGAGCTGGAACTGATCAATAACCTTCTCAGTCAACAGGTTGACGGGATTTTTTACAACAGCGTCGACCGCCATCCCTATATTGATGTGATTCAGGCCAGCGGTACGCCGTTTGTGATGCTGGATCGCGTTGACCCGGGTCTTAACGTCAATATTCTGCGGGTCGATGAGCAGGCGGCAGCGCATCAGGTGACGGCTCATCTGCTGAGTCACGGTTATCAGGATGTGGGGATCATCTGTGGGCCGCTGGAGATGCTCAATACGCAGGATCGTCTGGCAGGCTGGCGACAGGCGCTGGCCGAATACGGCGTGACCGAACACCCGGAATGGATTTTTCCGGCGACCTATACCCGTGAGGGCGGCTATCAGGCAGCGCAGCAGATGATGCAGGGAACTGCCCTTCCCCGGGCGATTTTTGCATCGAATGAAACGCAGGCGATTGGCTGTATTCGGGCGCTGGCGGAAAACAATATTCCGGTTCCCTCGCAGGTGGCGCTGGTGTGCTTTAACGGCACCGAGCAGTCAGCCTTTCACGTTCCTTCACTGACGACCGTGCGTCAGCCGGTCAGTGAGATGGCGAAAAAGGCGCTGGAAATGCTTGCGGCGTCGGAGGGTAAAGTGCAGCTGAGTGAGTTTTTACATCGGCTTGAAATTGGTGAATCCTGCGGCTGTACGTTCGGCGAAGACCGGCACGGCAGTGCAGATACGATAATAAGAAAATGA
- a CDS encoding alpha/beta hydrolase, translating into MGSAYAASQTDPHLDKGVQTFVNALNSGNGKPIEQLSPKDARAVLSGAQSGVKVDLSGVTVSNKTIQVDGKPLELTIVRPENVKGTLPAFMFFHGGGWVLGDYPTHQRMVRDLVVSSGAVAVFVNYTPSPEAHYPVAINQAYAATKWVAEQGADIDVDGSRLAVAGNSVGGNMATVVSLMAKDKGTPKLRYQVLFWPVTDAKFDTASYKQFAEGRFLTRNMMKWFWDNYTTSASQRAEIYASPLRASDDQLKGLPPALVQTAENDVLRDEGEAYARKLNAAGVDVVQVRYNGMIHDYGLLNAVATVPEVQVALDQAGLLLKEHLK; encoded by the coding sequence ATGGGCTCTGCTTACGCTGCTTCACAAACCGACCCGCATCTGGATAAGGGTGTCCAGACATTTGTTAACGCACTGAACAGCGGCAACGGAAAACCTATCGAACAGCTCTCGCCTAAGGATGCACGTGCGGTGCTGTCCGGCGCACAGTCGGGCGTCAAGGTGGATTTGTCCGGGGTGACGGTATCGAACAAGACCATTCAGGTCGATGGAAAACCTCTTGAATTAACCATCGTCCGGCCGGAAAACGTTAAAGGTACGCTACCGGCGTTTATGTTCTTCCACGGCGGTGGCTGGGTGCTGGGTGACTACCCCACTCATCAGCGTATGGTCAGAGATCTGGTCGTCTCTTCAGGTGCCGTTGCGGTGTTCGTTAACTACACGCCAAGCCCGGAAGCACACTATCCGGTTGCCATCAATCAGGCTTACGCGGCGACAAAATGGGTTGCTGAACAGGGTGCCGATATCGACGTAGACGGCAGCCGCCTGGCCGTTGCCGGTAACAGCGTTGGCGGTAATATGGCGACGGTGGTCAGCCTGATGGCTAAAGATAAAGGTACGCCGAAGCTGCGCTACCAGGTGCTGTTCTGGCCGGTTACGGATGCTAAATTTGATACCGCCTCCTACAAGCAGTTCGCTGAAGGCCGCTTCCTGACCCGCAATATGATGAAATGGTTCTGGGATAACTACACCACCAGCGCCAGCCAGCGCGCAGAGATTTACGCTTCGCCGCTGCGGGCCTCTGATGACCAGCTTAAGGGGCTGCCTCCGGCACTGGTTCAGACGGCTGAAAATGATGTTCTACGCGATGAAGGTGAAGCCTACGCCCGCAAGCTGAATGCTGCCGGTGTGGATGTGGTGCAGGTTCGCTATAACGGTATGATCCATGATTACGGCCTGCTGAACGCCGTGGCTACCGTGCCAGAGGTTCAGGTCGCGCTGGATCAGGCGGGTTTACTGCTTAAGGAACATCTTAAGTAA
- a CDS encoding MFS transporter: protein MSTSKSIRHDASQSAHSAADERLTTSEGRKDFWRATVSCWLGTAMEYADFALYGLAAGIIFGDVFFPEITPQMALLSSFATWSVGFIARPIGALFFGWLGDRKGRKVVMVSTIILMGASTTLIGLIPSYASIGLWAPACLVLLRFSQGFGAGAELSGGTVMLGEYAPAEKRGLVSSIIALGSNSGTLVASLVWLLVVQMDQHELQAWGWRIPFLCSSLIALVALWIRRHLKETPVFERKKADLALQRHSAQVAQPTAVDHRGFWRRSRSFLVMLGLRIGENGPSYLAQGFMIGYVVKVLAVDKSVATTAVFIASLLGFLIIPFAGWLSDRFGRRITYRWFCLLLILYAFPAFMLLDSREPVIVISTIVVGMALASLGIFGVQAAWGVEMFGVNHRYTKMATAKELGSILSGGTAPLVAAALLSWTGHWWPIAVYFAGMASIGFLTTFVAPETRGRDLNAPEDAI, encoded by the coding sequence ATGTCCACATCGAAGAGCATTCGGCATGATGCTTCTCAGTCTGCCCATTCTGCGGCAGATGAACGACTGACAACCTCCGAAGGGCGCAAGGATTTCTGGCGGGCAACCGTCTCCTGCTGGCTGGGTACGGCAATGGAGTATGCGGATTTCGCACTCTACGGTCTGGCCGCTGGCATTATCTTTGGCGACGTTTTTTTCCCCGAAATCACCCCGCAAATGGCACTCCTTTCAAGTTTCGCAACCTGGTCAGTCGGTTTTATCGCCCGTCCAATCGGTGCGCTATTCTTTGGCTGGCTCGGTGACCGTAAAGGCCGCAAGGTAGTGATGGTCTCCACCATTATTCTGATGGGCGCATCAACCACGCTGATTGGCCTGATCCCCAGCTATGCTTCCATCGGCCTGTGGGCACCGGCCTGCCTGGTATTACTGCGTTTTAGTCAGGGGTTTGGCGCGGGCGCGGAGCTTTCCGGCGGAACGGTGATGCTGGGCGAATACGCGCCCGCGGAAAAGCGGGGCCTGGTCTCCTCAATTATCGCGCTGGGTTCCAACAGCGGAACGCTGGTCGCGTCGCTGGTGTGGCTGCTGGTGGTGCAGATGGATCAGCATGAGCTGCAGGCGTGGGGCTGGCGTATTCCCTTCCTGTGCAGTTCGCTGATTGCTCTGGTTGCGCTGTGGATCCGTCGCCATCTGAAAGAAACGCCGGTTTTTGAACGTAAAAAGGCCGATCTCGCCCTCCAGCGCCACAGTGCGCAGGTAGCCCAGCCGACCGCTGTCGATCACCGTGGCTTCTGGCGGCGCAGCCGCTCATTCCTGGTGATGCTCGGCCTGCGCATTGGCGAAAATGGTCCGTCTTATCTTGCCCAGGGCTTTATGATTGGCTATGTGGTTAAAGTGCTGGCGGTCGACAAATCCGTCGCCACCACCGCCGTGTTTATTGCCTCTCTGCTTGGCTTCCTGATTATTCCTTTTGCGGGCTGGCTTTCAGACCGCTTTGGCCGCCGCATTACCTATCGCTGGTTCTGCCTGCTGCTGATCCTCTACGCCTTCCCGGCCTTTATGCTGCTGGATTCTCGCGAACCGGTTATTGTCATCAGCACCATCGTGGTCGGGATGGCGCTAGCCTCGCTCGGTATTTTTGGCGTACAGGCGGCCTGGGGAGTAGAGATGTTCGGTGTAAATCACCGCTACACTAAAATGGCGACCGCGAAAGAACTCGGGTCGATCCTGTCCGGAGGAACAGCGCCGCTGGTGGCTGCTGCACTTCTCTCCTGGACCGGGCACTGGTGGCCGATTGCCGTCTATTTTGCGGGTATGGCGTCGATTGGCTTTCTTACCACGTTCGTTGCGCCGGAAACGCGCGGCCGCGATCTTAATGCTCCTGAAGATGCTATCTGA
- a CDS encoding AI-2E family transporter: protein MRFKGLTKGFFIVILFIVTVAFLDILGPYYSSVLWAAILAIIFHPLKTRLRKLIGEKNGLASFLTLLIICLIVFTPLVVLASSMAIEFNVVYTKLQHNNTQLPTVLADIMQHLPAWAGNFLAEHHLDTAASIQQKLSQFALQGSQYLAGSVFLIGKSTFGFTIGFGIMLYLLFFLLKDGSYLVNLILEALPLSKYAKHHLFMKFAAVSRATVKGTVVVAVVQGALGGLAFYFTGIEGSLLWGALIALLSLIPAVGSAIIWVPAAVYFFASGMLWQGLFLVGFFVVVIGLVDNILRPLLVGKDTKMPDYLILIATLGGMEVYGINGFVIGPLIAAMFIACWNLLSGRDNQANSDEIDEDFIEEGQNHADAAEEAK from the coding sequence ATGAGATTTAAAGGCCTGACGAAAGGATTTTTTATTGTAATTCTTTTTATTGTGACGGTAGCGTTTCTGGATATCCTGGGGCCTTACTACTCATCCGTATTATGGGCGGCCATTCTGGCGATTATTTTCCATCCGTTGAAAACCCGGTTGCGTAAGCTTATCGGTGAGAAGAATGGGCTGGCCTCATTCTTAACCCTGTTGATTATCTGTTTAATCGTTTTCACCCCGCTGGTGGTTCTCGCGTCCTCCATGGCGATTGAATTCAACGTGGTCTATACCAAACTTCAGCACAACAACACGCAGCTGCCGACCGTTCTTGCGGATATCATGCAGCATCTTCCCGCCTGGGCAGGTAATTTCCTGGCGGAACATCATCTGGATACGGCGGCCAGCATCCAGCAGAAGCTTTCGCAGTTTGCGCTGCAGGGGAGCCAGTATCTGGCGGGCAGCGTTTTCCTGATAGGCAAGAGCACCTTCGGCTTTACGATAGGCTTCGGCATCATGCTCTATCTGCTGTTTTTCCTGCTAAAGGATGGTTCCTATCTGGTGAACCTGATCCTCGAAGCGCTGCCGCTTTCGAAGTATGCGAAGCATCATCTGTTTATGAAATTTGCTGCCGTATCGCGCGCGACGGTAAAGGGTACGGTGGTGGTAGCCGTCGTGCAGGGGGCGCTGGGTGGCCTGGCATTCTACTTTACCGGCATTGAAGGCAGCCTGCTGTGGGGCGCGCTTATTGCGCTGCTTTCACTGATACCGGCCGTGGGTTCAGCAATAATCTGGGTGCCTGCCGCCGTCTATTTCTTTGCCTCCGGCATGCTCTGGCAGGGCCTTTTCCTGGTCGGATTCTTTGTGGTGGTGATTGGGCTGGTTGATAATATTCTTCGCCCGCTGCTGGTCGGCAAGGATACCAAAATGCCGGACTACCTGATTCTGATCGCCACGCTGGGCGGGATGGAAGTTTACGGCATCAATGGCTTCGTCATTGGCCCGCTTATCGCCGCGATGTTTATTGCCTGCTGGAACCTGCTTTCCGGTCGCGATAATCAGGCGAATAGCGATGAGATCGATGAAGATTTCATCGAAGAAGGTCAGAATCACGCCGATGCGGCGGAAGAAGCGAAGTAA